One Pyrus communis chromosome 4, drPyrComm1.1, whole genome shotgun sequence genomic region harbors:
- the LOC137731972 gene encoding GSH-induced LITAF domain protein-like — protein sequence MSKVDEPVMGVPVYTLQNPHQAGMIPPNAVYGDPKGVPLHQTFYRDTPAPFNCSYCGDTGLTQVRSKPSMASVVACMMPMMLGCCFLMPSCDCLWHKYHYCPSCQEKVADFEKSDICIVADPPHWTEHSFALPA from the exons ATGTCGAAGGTGGACGAACCGGTGATGGGAGTTCCAGTCTACACGTTGCAGAATCCGCACCAGGCCGGAATGATCCCGCCAAACGCCGTCTACGGCGACCCTAAGGGCGTCCCTCTCCACCAGACCTTTTACAGAGACACTCCCGCTCCCTTCAACTGCTCTTACTGTGGCGATACCGGACTCACCCAAGTCAG ATCAAAGCCGAGTATGGCATCTGTGGTGGCTTGTATGATGCCAATGATGCTTGGATGTTGCTTTCTTATGCCTTCCTGTGACTGCCTCTGGCATAAGTATCATTACTGTCCCAGTTGCCAAGAGAAG GTTGCTGATTTTGAGAAGTCGGATATTTGCATTGTTGCGGATCCTCCACACTGGACAGAGCACAGCTTTGCACTGCCTGCATGA